Below is a window of Nitrososphaerota archaeon DNA.
GACAGAGAAAAGGGTGGACCCGCCCTCAACCGCGGCCAGGACGAAGGTTGGGGCGCTGATGAGCTGGAACCGGTTGTCCCGGAAGTAGTCGAACGCGGCGCCTATGACTTCGCCCCTGATCCTCATGGCCGCTATGGCCTTGGGTCCCCTGATGCTAAGGTGCCTCTTGTCGAAGAGGTAGGAGGCGGACTTGGCTGCAGTCTTCGTAATGGGCCAGCTTTCAGCCTTCGCCACCACGACGAACTCCTCTGCGGCGACCTCTTTCCCCCCGGGGGCACGCTTGTCGTCCTTCACTTCGCCCCTGACCACGACCGCCGATTCCCTGCTGGACTCCTTTGCGCCTTCGAAGGCCCCCGGCTCGTCAGGGCGTTTCTTTGCGGAGACCTGGACATAGCCCGACCCGTCTCGTAGCAGGGCGAACACGAGTCCGCCAACAGTGTGCTTCCTAGCGACCCACCCCCTGACCTCGACATGGGCGCCGGACTTCCCAGACAGAATGTCTGCCGCGTTAGTAAGCTCGAAAGGGGACGATTTCACGTATCGAGGCTCGGCCCCCTTCCGCTAAAAGGATGATGCGTGACTCAAGAGTTAAAGAAACGAGAGGAGTGGGATGCCAAGGAAGTCGAGGAGATTTTGAAGGGGACGGCAATAATCCGATGGACTGGGCTGGGCAAGGTCAGGGACCTGGATTCCTCGATACGGAGGGTGCTGGACGAGGAAGGGATGAAGGCGGACGTGCATCGTGTCGGAGGGTCGCTCTTGGTAGATGGCGCGGAGCCCACATCGGTCGCTACCCTGTTCAGGCATATGCCTGGCGTCAGCTGGGTGGCCGTGGGGTTTCCCGCCCGCTCCTACGAGGCGCTCGGAGAGGCTGCCAAGACTCTGGCGAGGAGATACCTCAGAAGGGGAGACAAGTTCATCGTGCTCGCGGAGGCGACAGGCTACGCAGTGACTTCAGACGTCATGGGTGGGGTGACTTCTGCCGTGATCGGCGTCGTGGACGGGACCAGGACGGACGACCAGAGCCCCCGTGTTAGGTTCAGGGCTGCGTTTGACGGTTCTCATGGGGCGGTTGGCGTACAGATAGCCGAGGGGCCCGGGGGAGTTCCGACGGGCTCCGAGGAGGCCGTTTGCCTGGTGTCGGGAGGGAAGCACAGCTCAGTGACGGCGTGGATGGCGGTGCTGGCGGGGTATCGTGTCAGCCTAGTGCACTCCAAGACGGACGACGGGGGAGTCCGAGATGTGGCGCGCCTGTACTCAGAGCTTTCGAACAGGACCGACCAATCCAAACTCTCCTTGGAGGTCCTTGAAGGGGGTGTCAAAGAAATAGAGCAACTGGCCCGAAGTAAGGAGGGGGCGGTCTTCGGGGGTTTCCACGCGGGGTGCAGTAAGGTACCAAGGCTACTTCTCGGGCTGGTCGAAGCTCCTCTCTTCCTGCTACCTGAGTTGGAGTTCGACAGGGTGTTTGATGGCCTGGGGTTGAAGGCGAGACGAGGGAGTCATGGATTGACGGATGGGGCCACAGGCGGGACAGGAAGGTGGAGGGTCGAGGGAACTAGAGGGGACGTGAGCAATGTCATTGGAGGCCTACAGCGAGTGCGGCTTCGACGGTCCTAGCCGTCTTTTCTCTTGCGCTTACGGTAGGTGCTTCAGGGGTTTTTTGGCGATCATCTATGTGGCTGTAAGCGTCGAATGAAGTTGGGCGGGCTAAGCTCCACTTTGCGTGGGGTTGTCTATGGGAGCATGCCTATCGGTGCCAGGTCCTCCGGCTTGCTAGCAAGCAAGACATGCATTCCGAGTTCTGCCGCCGGGAGAAGATCTCTTCGGTAGTCGCCGCCTATTACGAGAACTCCGCTGTGCGGGAAGTGTTTCGATAGCAGGAGGTAAAGCTGGTCGAGTGTCTCTGCCTCATTGATTTCCTTGTCCGAAGGAAGCCCCCCCAAGTTCCCACTCATAGCCAGCTTGACGCGGACTCTTGACCCAGAATCTCCTTCCCTGACAACAAACAGAATCATTCTCTGATTGGATTTCTTGGCACCAGTCACAATTGCCTGGGATGGTTCCCACAAATTGGTTCGGGCGCCCGTCGGATTGCGCAACGACCGCGACAGGTTTGAGTCTCGGTCTTGGATGAGAACGATGCATTTTATCCGACCGGCGTTGAGCAGGATGGAGGCTCTAAGCATGTCTTCTGGTTTACCCATGTCGACCCACGCGCCTTTGAATTTCCAACCCACCACGTTACCCCCCGCTTGGATGATGTACTCGGGGGGAAACTGCTCCTTCCCATACTCGAAGACTACCCCTTCGACCGATTCAAAGAACTTCTTTGTCTTGAGTATGTACATCCCCATCGCCGCAAGCCTACTGGGTTCACTTCCGATCTTGGGCTTCTCCACGATTTCCACGATTCTCTTGCCAGAAAAGCGCACGATCCCATACCTCGAGGTGTCGTCCACTTCACGAAGGGCCACAATGGAATCTGCGTTACTGTTCTTTGACAGCTCGCCCATCAGTTTTCGAGGAACGTTGCCTTCGGCAATATTGTCACCATATTGAACGAGGAAGTAATCTGTGTCAAGGAATGGCCTTGCCTGGAGTAGCGCGTGAGCGGGGCCTAGCGGCTCCCTCTGAGTTGCGTAAGTTAGTCTTACCCCCAAGTCCCCGTATTGCTCCAGTTTGTGGATCAGCTGAATCTTCTTGGTTGTCGCAACTATTACTATGTCCTTGATTCCAGCCTCCACCAACCTGGCGATCACGAAGTACAGAAACGGTCTGCCCAGTATTGGGACCATTTCCTTTGCGACTACTTCGCTGACCGGCTTCATGCGCTTGCCTTCACCCGCTGCCAGAATAACCGCCTTCAAGTAGTGCAAACGAAACAACTTCGTTGCTCCGTTGATTGGTAAACCTTTCTATGAAACTATAGGTATGTCGAACTCGCCGAAGAGTTCAACCCTTTCAGAGTTCCGAGGCCCTGGTGAAAACCCAAGGGTCCCGGGGCGTCATCGGCTGGAGGCTTTTAGGACCCTTCCAATTATCTCTAGACGTGCGTCGAACTTTGCGGCGAACTGGCCGAGCCTCCTAACCCTGTCTGGATAGCCCCCCCGAAGGAGCTCTTCCAGAGATTTCTTCAGGGCCTCCGCCGAGAGGTCGCTCTGGGCGAGGCTGATCGAAACCCCGAGCTTGACCGCCTTGGCTGCATTTCCCTCCTGCTCTGACTGGTTTGGTATGGGAATCAGGAGAGAAGGTTTGAACAGCGTTATTGCCTGACCCAATGTCCCATGGCCTGCCCTGGAAATGACCACATCGCACACTTTGAAGTAATGCTGAACGATTTCGCACCATCCGTAGAACCATCCTCCTTTGACTCTGACTGGTACCGAGCTCGAATGTGGATCCCCTCCTGAAATCAGGAAGACGTACCTGTCCGAAAGGGCTTCGGCCAGCTCCAGCGCCTGCTTCAGGAACACCCCCCTCGTACTCGGAGGTCCCGAAACTTGCCAGAATATCTTTGGGAGCGGACTGGTAGAGAACTCGCGGCCGACCTCGTCTGGAAGAGACTCCCCGGAGGGCGTAAGGAACCCGATATAGCTCACCTTCCCGACCTTGCTACCCCAGAGACTCGTCTCGCTCAGGGTGTTTGGTGGAGGGAGGTCAGGCAGCAGGACTTCGTCGCTGAATTCCCAAAGCTTCCCCATCCCGGCCGAGGTTCCGACTGAGAGGAGTCGCGAAGGGATCCCTGCGTGGTCATGGGAACTGGACAAGTTCAGCTGGTTGAGCACAGTAAAAGTCGGGAGGCCCAGGAACTTCGACGCGAGTACGGTGGATAGCGCCGAGTCACTCAGGACCACGTCCGCGCCGAACTTTCCGATGCTGGAAAGCTCCAAGCCGAGCTGTTGATAGGTTCTGGCCATGATAGAAGGGTAGGCTGCGAGGGTCGCCCTCAGCGAGAACTCTCCTGTCTCCGTGTAGCGGACATCGGCAAGGGGTAGGTTATTGCACCGGTATCCGCGCTTCCTGATGAGGTCGGCCACTTCTCCAGATGATGAGAACTCAATTTCCGAGCCGTTCGGGGTCAAAGCCCCAGCTATCTCCAGCATCCGGCTCGCGTGGCCCATCCCCGAGCCGAAACAACCGATGTAGACCCTAGGCACGGGGTAACTCCCCGTGCTTTACTCTGACGACCTTCCCCCGGGGCCCGGTCTCGGCAAAGACTTCAGCCTGGAAAATCTGGACATTCGTGCTGTCGTTGAGCCACGCGTCCGATGGGAGGCCCGCCTTCAGGCAGGTCTGGGAGAGGAACTCGGTCTGGTCCATGCCGAATTCGGGGGCGACCTGGGGGAGCAGGAGGCCGCTAAGGTACCCCCGGGACACAATCAGCCCGTCCTCCCCGATGCGCACCCTCGAGGGCAGGCTCTGCCTTGGGCCCTCTGCGTCCTCGGGCGGGGTGAGGACGCTCACCTCGATCTTGACTGAGTCAAGCTCATCCAGGCTGACCGGGGGGAACCTTGGGTCCTCGGTGGCAGCCGCGAGGGCCGCCTCCTGAATCGCGTCGCCGAGCCGCTTGACTGGGAAGGGGAACCCTATGCACCCCCGGAGTCGGTCCCTGCCCCCGCCCGCGACGTTCAGGGTCACGAAGACACCCCTGAGCTCAGAGAATAGTCCAGGGGGCCAGTCCCCGGCCGGAGGTCTGCCCCTGGTCAGATGTGCTTCGACCGCTCCCCGGGCGAGTTGGACCGCAGTCCTGCCTTCCTGGATTGAAAGTGGCATGAGAATCTATCCTAGGACCCGCTCGAGCCACCTTAACTTTTTCCAGTGGCCGCCGCGCCAGTAGTAGCGGCCGCACTTCGTGCATCGGTAGAACAGACGATGGCGGTGCTGTACGGAGGGGGGGACGCTGCCCCCAACCTTTTCTCTGGAGAGCCTCGCCAGCCTGCCGTCGCAGACCGAACAGCGCGAGGTCCCCCTCGTGAGGGGATGCCCCGAGGCTTTGGCGAGGAGGACAAGAGCCGCGAGCCTTCTCCCGTCGGTCCTTCCCGTCAGGAGATAGGACTTGATGCCCGCCGACCTCGCTCGTCCGGCCAGGTCCCGGTCTGCGGTTAGGATGATCCGCCGCTGGGCCGAGGCCGACTTCATGATGCCTGCGTCCCCTCCTTCGTCATGGTAGGTTGTGTCGAAGCCCAGGGCGCGGAGCTTCCTGGCCAAGGAGCCGAGCATCGCGTCAGCGATGAACTTCGTCGGCCGCCTTCTGCCTGGACCTTGGCGTGACAAAGTGAGATGCGGGGTTCAGCGTGTGGACTCGGATGCCTTCACTGCGAGGTAGAGCTTCCTCGCAGCTGGGACCTTCTCGAAGTGCTCTCTTATGGGCGAGATTATCCTATCAAGGGAATCGGAGACGCCTTTCTTGAGGTCGGCGGGGTGGAGCTTGCCCTCCCTGAATGCTGCCTCCAGTTCCGGGTAGGATGCGAAATCGATGTTTCCCCCGTACTTGTCCGGCCTCTCGACCCTGAGAGATTTCAGCTTCCTGAAGATGATGTACTTCGAATACTCCATCAGGGGGTTCCCTTCTACGACCTTGGGCGGGCAGTATGCCTCGCCGACCTTCTTCTGTATCTCGTCCCGGGTGTCGTGGACGAATATCGAGGACTCGGGCTTGCTCTTGCTCATCTTGCTCGTGATGGCAGAGTCCATCGCACTGTCCTCGTCGTAGCCCTCGGGCTCCTTCACTCCCTGGAGCCCCATGAGCATGTGGTGGTGGACCGCGACCGGCTTCTTCCACTTCATCTTCTCTGCGATCTCCCGTGCGAGGATGTTGGCACGGCGCTGGTCGAGCCCGAGCTGGCAGATGTCGACGTCCAGCCAGAAGATGTCTGCGACCTGCATGACAGGGTAAAGGAGTTGGGCAGTCTGCAGGAGCTCCTTCGATGTCCTCCCCGCGATGGTGAGCGCCCTTGTTGTCCTTGCAAGGGTCGCGTTCTGGGCGACGGTTACGACCCTCTTCCAATATTCAACGTCCTTGGCGGCGTCGCTAGTCCAAAGGACCTCCACCCTGGACATGTCCACCCCGGCTGCTTTCCAAACCTCGACGAAGTAGCGGCCGACCTCCTGGATCTTCTCGAGGTCTCCGCCCATCTTGTTGTTGACCCAGCCGAACCAGTCGGCTATCCAGAGCTTCATGTGCGCGCCTGCCTTCAGCATGTCGTCCACCAGGATCGGCCGGAGCACGCCGAAGGGAAGGTGGGCGAGGCCGCTTGGCTCGAACCCATCATAGGCGGTGGGGCGGCCGTTGGTCTCGAGAAGGGTCCTGAGCTCCTTCATGGTGATTATCTCTTCGCCGACCCCCTTGACGAGGTCGAGCCGTGTCTCTAGGTCCAATTGAGTAGTGGCTGTCAGTTATCGCAGTTAAAATCCTTCATGAAGGTCTCTTCGTCAAGACGAAGGCGGCCACCGCGAATCCGAAGGTGAGGACCGCAAGGCCCTGGTGTGCCGCGACCAATACGGCCTCCTCGGCCTGCGCGATCACCACGCCCCCCAGGAGCACCTGGCCGATTAGGAGCACCGAGGCGACGACAAGGATTCTCTTTACAGCCTGGCTCGAGCTCTTGTCCCTCCAGAACAGAGCGGTGGTCAGGAACAGGAAGAGGGTCGAAAGGGCTGCGGTTATCCTATGTAGGTATTCCATCACTGGCGCCAATTGGGGGGGAGGAAGGAGGCCTCCGAGGCAGCCGGGCCAATCCTTCGGAATGTTGGACCCGCAGGCGTCTCCGAAACCTGCCACAGTGACATAGGCCCCCACGACGATTGCTGAGAAGAGGATCGCGATAGTGAGAAGGAGGAGCAGGTACTTGCCGCGCATCGGCCGCCCTCAATTCGGATGAGACCTTAAAGGATTCTAGGATTTCTTGACTAGGGAGTCAAGCTTGCTCTTGAAGACGGCAGCAGGGACTGCACCGATCACGATGTCCTCCACCTTCCCCTTCGAGAAGAACATCACCGTGGGAATGCTCATGATTCCGAACTGCACCGCAAGCTCCTGGTTTGCGTCAGTGTCGATCTTCACGAACTTCACCTTGCCGGCGTATTCCTTCGCAAGCAGCTGGACGATTGGTTCGATGATCTTGCAGGGGCCGCACCAGTCGGCGTAGAAATCAACCATCACCGGCTGCGACGAACGGACGACCTCGTCCTGGAACTTGTTTCCTTCGATATGCATGACTGTTTCACTCAAGTAGTATCTCCTGAGAAACCATTCCCAGTTGCCTGCTTATAATTTTGCCTCGGCGGGACACTCAACTCGGCCTCCGCCCCCTTCAAAGACCCTCCTGAGGCCTGGCCAGCAGGAGGCCTCCTCATCGCCTCGTCCAGAGGAGTCACCTTGGTCTCGCCCGTAGCCGGGTTATACGACACGAGGGTGGCCCACCGAAGCGACTTCGCGAGTAGCACGCGGAATCCCAGCTCGTCCGCGAATTTCGATATCAGTTCTCCTTTCGCCTTGGTCCTCGGGTGCCTGGAAATAATCGCGCAGCAGTCCTTGTATTCCTCGAGCGAGG
It encodes the following:
- a CDS encoding nucleotidyltransferase family protein, whose amino-acid sequence is MHYLKAVILAAGEGKRMKPVSEVVAKEMVPILGRPFLYFVIARLVEAGIKDIVIVATTKKIQLIHKLEQYGDLGVRLTYATQREPLGPAHALLQARPFLDTDYFLVQYGDNIAEGNVPRKLMGELSKNSNADSIVALREVDDTSRYGIVRFSGKRIVEIVEKPKIGSEPSRLAAMGMYILKTKKFFESVEGVVFEYGKEQFPPEYIIQAGGNVVGWKFKGAWVDMGKPEDMLRASILLNAGRIKCIVLIQDRDSNLSRSLRNPTGARTNLWEPSQAIVTGAKKSNQRMILFVVREGDSGSRVRVKLAMSGNLGGLPSDKEINEAETLDQLYLLLSKHFPHSGVLVIGGDYRRDLLPAAELGMHVLLASKPEDLAPIGMLP
- a CDS encoding TIGR00296 family protein codes for the protein MPLSIQEGRTAVQLARGAVEAHLTRGRPPAGDWPPGLFSELRGVFVTLNVAGGGRDRLRGCIGFPFPVKRLGDAIQEAALAAATEDPRFPPVSLDELDSVKIEVSVLTPPEDAEGPRQSLPSRVRIGEDGLIVSRGYLSGLLLPQVAPEFGMDQTEFLSQTCLKAGLPSDAWLNDSTNVQIFQAEVFAETGPRGKVVRVKHGELPRA
- a CDS encoding Mut7-C RNAse domain-containing protein, with product MSRQGPGRRRPTKFIADAMLGSLARKLRALGFDTTYHDEGGDAGIMKSASAQRRIILTADRDLAGRARSAGIKSYLLTGRTDGRRLAALVLLAKASGHPLTRGTSRCSVCDGRLARLSREKVGGSVPPSVQHRHRLFYRCTKCGRYYWRGGHWKKLRWLERVLG
- a CDS encoding tyrosine--tRNA ligase, which produces MDLETRLDLVKGVGEEIITMKELRTLLETNGRPTAYDGFEPSGLAHLPFGVLRPILVDDMLKAGAHMKLWIADWFGWVNNKMGGDLEKIQEVGRYFVEVWKAAGVDMSRVEVLWTSDAAKDVEYWKRVVTVAQNATLARTTRALTIAGRTSKELLQTAQLLYPVMQVADIFWLDVDICQLGLDQRRANILAREIAEKMKWKKPVAVHHHMLMGLQGVKEPEGYDEDSAMDSAITSKMSKSKPESSIFVHDTRDEIQKKVGEAYCPPKVVEGNPLMEYSKYIIFRKLKSLRVERPDKYGGNIDFASYPELEAAFREGKLHPADLKKGVSDSLDRIISPIREHFEKVPAARKLYLAVKASESTR
- a CDS encoding COX15/CtaA family protein; its protein translation is MRGKYLLLLLTIAILFSAIVVGAYVTVAGFGDACGSNIPKDWPGCLGGLLPPPQLAPVMEYLHRITAALSTLFLFLTTALFWRDKSSSQAVKRILVVASVLLIGQVLLGGVVIAQAEEAVLVAAHQGLAVLTFGFAVAAFVLTKRPS
- the trxA gene encoding thioredoxin; translated protein: MSETVMHIEGNKFQDEVVRSSQPVMVDFYADWCGPCKIIEPIVQLLAKEYAGKVKFVKIDTDANQELAVQFGIMSIPTVMFFSKGKVEDIVIGAVPAAVFKSKLDSLVKKS